The Paenibacillus uliginis N3/975 genome has a window encoding:
- a CDS encoding DMT family transporter: MNRNWLYVLVAGLVEIIWVIGLSHSNSVWEWLGTAIAIIISFYLIIESAKRLPVGTVYAVFTGIGTAGTVTTEMLLFGEPFKLTKVILIAILLTGVIGLKLVTDDSAGQDQEVAN, encoded by the coding sequence ATGAACCGAAATTGGTTATACGTATTAGTCGCCGGATTGGTTGAGATCATCTGGGTTATAGGATTGAGTCATTCCAATAGTGTATGGGAGTGGCTTGGTACTGCGATTGCCATAATTATAAGTTTCTATCTTATTATAGAATCAGCAAAACGCCTTCCGGTGGGAACCGTTTACGCCGTCTTCACAGGTATTGGTACTGCAGGGACAGTCACAACCGAAATGCTCCTATTCGGAGAACCGTTTAAACTTACCAAAGTAATTCTGATCGCTATTCTGTTGACGGGCGTTATTGGGCTTAAGCTCGTAACCGATGATTCTGCTGGTCAAGACCAGGAGGTGGCGAACTAA